Genomic DNA from Luteolibacter sp. Y139:
GACGGATTGCTCGGCGCGGCTGGTGCGGTGGTCATCCCATGCACGCCAGAGGACTAACAGGAGGAGCGTTTCGTCCTTCGTGAACTGCGCAAGGAGCAGGCATGCTTCCGGGCGTGGACGTGCTTGGAGGAGGTAGAAGTCGTCATCGACGATCAACTCCAGGCCGAGTGGGGCGAGGTAGTCCTTGAGGTGCTCCTGATAGTGATCGCGGGCGAGCAGGAAGAGATCGCGGCCGCTGCCTTCGTTGCCGAGCAAGGTGCCGCGGCTCAGGAGCTCGGCGATGATCTCGCGCACCTGAGCGCGATCGGTGTCGGGAACGTCCGGCCAGAAGCGCGGCCAGTAGGGATCGGTATCGCTCATCTCAAGCTTGGCGGGTGAGGGTGAATCGTTCGATGGTCCAGTCGGCTTGCTCGTCCATGGGGACGCCATCGGGCGAGAGTCCATCGTGTCGGCGCGGGCCATCGGCGGACCAGCGCACCACGCGGCCGTCCGCCATGGTGGCGTGGTCGTAGGCGGCGGTGGCGAGGAGATCGAGGACGTCATCGATGCTGGCGGACTCGATGGTCTGGGTGCCGACGCTTGCGGCGACCTCGTCTAACAGGCGGGCCACGAGGCGGGCCGCGCGCTGTGGCGTGAGGGCGAGACGCTGGCGCTCCTTGAGTGCTTCCAGGGTATCGTCCTCGTCCTCGCGGGGTTCGCCATCGGTGCCGAAGGAGAGATCGGCGGCGGCGCGGACGCGGCGGGTGCGGGCGAGGGACTCGACGCCGTAGAAGCACTTCATTTCCGTGACCAGCGGGATGAAATCCGGAGGCGTGTCCTTGAAGCCGGAGATCTTGGTTCCTGCGTGGGCCGCATTGATGGCATCGCAGTAGGCTTTCACGATTTCAGGGCGGCGGCCGCGGAGCTCGGTCTGGTAATTGTAGCGTTGCTGGGAGAGGCGATTGAAGCCTGCCATGCGGGCGTCGATGGCGTCGGCGACGAGACGGATCGAGGCGAGGCGGCGCTCGAGATCGCGCAGCATCTTCTCGCCGCGCGCATAGGCTTCATCGGGCTGCCAGCCGTAGTGAGTGGCGAGGCCTTCGGCGAGGCGCTCTTTTACCAAGGGCTGGTCGCGGATGTCGCCGACCTTGGTGCGGGCTACTTGCAGGCGGGGCAGGAGGCCGTTTCTACGAAGGGCATCGTAGCAAACCATGTGCTGGCCGGTGCCGAACTCCTGATAGAGGAGGCGTAGCGTCTCGGCAGGGGATTCGCTGGCGCGCTGGCGTTGGTCGAAGATGGAGATGAGTTTCTCGACGCCGTGGAGCTGGATGACGGCGTTCTCCAAGCGCGCGTTCAGGTCGGTGACGGTGGCTCGGAGTTCGTCGGTGGTGCGGAAGGCTGGATGCAGCACTTCGGGGCGCTCCAAGGTCTCGCAGACGCCGCGGACGGTGTCGGCGAAGGTGGTGAGCTCGGCGATCTCTTCTTCCGCCAGCTCGCGGAGGAGTCGGAGCAGGGGACGGAGGCCGGGGGAGACGAGCGCCCAGCGTTCGTGGAGGCCGAGCTGCTGGTCTTCCAGCCAGCCGGCGTCGCAGAGGCGATTGAAAAGCTGGCCAGCGCGCTGGCGGGCGTCGCGGAGGGAGGCGCCTTCGTCCTCGGCGAGCAGGATTTCCGGATGGGAGGCGAGGGTTTCGCGGACGAGCGCGATGGCGTCGGCGTGGGGAATCCGGCCAGCGTCGCCCGCGGTATCGGCGATGCGGTCGGCGCAATCGATGTAGATCGCCGCGGACGGGCGGGAAAGCGGCCGGAAGAAGTCCCGGGAGACGGAACCGAGCAGGCGGCGGCTGAGAGGGTCGAGGTCCATCGGAGGCGGACGGCGACGCTAGTGGATCGGGCCGGGCTGCCAAGCTCCGTTGGACTTCATGGTTCGGAAGCCGGGGTAAGTGATTGACGGGGAGTTTGTTCGGTGTGATTTGCTGGCGCGGTCTTCGGATGTGGGTGGCATCTTGCACGGAGAGAATCGTCGAGTAGGTTCGCGCCGCATGCCGCTGGACGAACCGGAGACCATCGACGCCATCCATATCGACCCGGCCACTGGAGCCTGTGTCCTCACGATCCGCGATGAGTGGGACTGGAGCGACCGGCGAACGCACCTGGAGGCCCTGCTGAACAAGGTGTGCTTCTATCTCGATTCGATTGAAGCGGGCAAGGTGGTGGTGAGGATGCCGCTTTCCATCGGCCGGGAGCATGTGATCGAAATCGAGGCGCTTCACCCGCTGCCTGAGTTTGATGGCGATTTCATGGGCGAACTGGAGGCGAGTTGCGCCTTTTGTGAGGTCAAAGTCAGGTATCGACCCGGAGGGCGGCCCGCCGAAGTGGGAGGATCTCCCACCGTGGCCTGAGGTAAAATCACCGAAAGAACCACCCGCACTCTTGGCACTTGGCACCTTTCCCCCGGAACTCCAGTCTCCTTGCCCCATGGCCGCTGCTGATCCGCGTTTCAACGAATTCGTCATCCTCCAGGCCCAGAATGCCGGGCTTTTCCTCGGCCAGATCCCGCATCCGGCGACCGGCGAGAAGACGATCAATTTGCGCGCAGCCAAGTCCGTGCTCGATTCGCTGGAGATGCTGGCGGCGAAGACGGCGGGGAATTTGACCGAGATCGAAGAAAAACTTCTCACGACGGCTCTTGCCAACTTGCGTCCGCTATACGAGAAATCCGCGGGGTAAACGGTCGTTTGGATTATTTCCGCCTCCTTAAGTTTCAATCATGTCGTTCGAACCCTTCCAAATTGGCAGCGTGCCCGTCGGCGGGCCAGCCCCGTTTTTCATCCTCGGCCCGTGTGCGCTCGAGTCCGAAGCCTTCGCGTGGGAGATGGCCCGGTCCATCGACGAAATCGCCAAGCGCACCGGGATCAACTACCTCTTCAAGGCATCCTACGACAAAGCGAACCGGACCTCGGTGACGTCTTTCCGCGGCCCGGGGGTCGAGGAAGGCTGCCGCATCCTCGGTGAGATTTCCAAGGAACTGGGCGTGCCGGTGACGACTGACATTCACAGTCCGCAGGACGCGGAGATCGCGGCGGAGTACATCGATCTGCTGCAGATCCCGGCCTTCCTGTGCCGCCAGACCGACCTGCTCGAAGCAGCGGCCAAGACCGGCCGGGCGGTGAACGTGAAGAAGGGCCAGTTCCTGGCGCCGTGGGACACGGTGAACATCGCGGACAAGCTGCGCTCGTTCGATTGCCGGAATTTCCTGATCACCGAACGGGGCACGACCTTCGGCTACAACAACCTGGTGGCCGACATGCGCTCGCTCTACTGGATGCGCAAGGAAGGCCTGCCGGTAATCTTTGATGCCACGCACTCGGTGCAGCGTCCGGGAGGTCTCGGCGGCACGACGGGTGGCGATGGCGAACTGGCGCCGGTGCTGGCCCGCGCGGCGATCGCGACGGGGATCGATGGCATCTTCATGGAAACGCACTCCGACCCGGCGAACGCGCTTTCCGATGGACCGAATCAAATTCCGCTCGAATTTCTGGAGGACTTGCTCGTCCGACTGGTGGCCATTCACCACGCCGCTCATGGCGCTTGATTGAACCTGTTTCCCTCTCCCGCTCATGCAACTCTGCCCCCAGCGCTCGAAGTGGTTCCTTTCCGGCTCGCTTATTGTGGGCCTGTTGGGTTCGGCGTTGGGGTTGGCGACGGCTACGGCGCAGACCACGGTGCCCGAGAACGCGGCGTCGACGGATGGGGATGAGAAGGATGGATCCGGCGGATTGTTTTCCGGTGGCCTGTTGCCCAATGGCAGCATCCTGAAGAACGTGACGCTGCCGAGCTATGACGTGGCGCGCAACATGGTGTCCTCGGTGAAGGCCGGGGATCTGACCATCTTCACCCGCGATGATTCGCGGGTGGACGCCAAGACCGGCAAGCCGAAGACCGTCGCGGTCCTCGACAAGATCAAGATCAACGATCTTCACATCACCTTTTTCAACCCCGACCGGACCTCGAAGGGGAAGATCGCCATGTCAAAGGCGATGCTCACGGTCGCGAAGAAGCTCACGCTGCTCACTTCGGATGAGCCTGTCACTTTTGTTTCCGACGACCTGAAGGTGGACGGCTCGGCCCTTTCCTTCGACACGAAGAATAACCGTGGATTCCTGACCGGCCCCGTCACGGCGGTGGCCAAAACTCCCGACAAGCGAACCTCCATGAACGCTACTCCCGCCCAACGCGCGCTCGCCGCCGGAGCCCTGATGATGGCCGCCGCACCCGCGCAAGAGCCAGCACCGGCCCCTGCCGCCGAAGCTCCTGCACCCACGACCGCCGAGCGCTTCGCCAAGGCCCGACTTTCCAAAGCCGAGCTCGACCAGATGGCTGCGGACAAGGCGAGCCGCGCTCCGCAAGTCGCCGCTGCGAGCGCTGCCGCTGGCAAGGACTTCGACGAGGTGAAGACCAAGTCCGAGGATGCCCGCCTGACGATGAACAATTTCCTGCAGGCGGCCTCGATGGCGAGCATGCTGGCTGCGGCCCCGACGCCGGGCGCCCTCCCGGACGTGCCGCGTCCGCCGGGCCTGACCAATCCGGAAGACACGGTGATCAAGTGCAAGGACGGGAGCTACTTCGACTCGACGGAGGGCATTCTGATTTTCCTGGGCAACGTGACGGTGAAGAATCCCGAGCTCGACCTCAGCGGTGCGAGCGAGGTGAAGGTTTTCATGGAGCCGAAGGAACCGGAGGAAGAGGTTCCCGTGGATCCCAACGCTCCGAAGAAGGAGGTGACGCAGGAGATGTTGGATAAGATGAAAGCGGCGAAGGCCGAGAAGGACGCGGCGCAAGCCTCTCCAACGCCGGATGCGGCAGGAAAGGAGAAGGAGGGTGCAGCCACGGATAAGCCTGCCGATCCGAATGCCCAGCCTACGGCCGAGCAATTGGATAAGATGAAGGAGGCCAAGGGAAAGAAGGGGGCTCCGACTCCCGAGCAGCTGGAGAAGCTGAGGGCCAAACAATTGGCCCAGGGCCTCAAGGTGACCGCTGGCAACGACAAGGGCGGGGCAGACGGGAAGTTCGGTGACATCAAGCGGATGGTGGCTACCGGTCCGGCTGTCCACATCCGCTATTCGACCGGGAAGGAAGGAGACAAGCCGGTCGAAGCTTCCGCCCATACGGTGGTATACGATTTCGAAAAGCACCGCATCTACCTGGAAGGCGGTTCGCCGTGGGTGTATCAGGAAGGCGATGACGGGATGAAGGGCCAGTCGATCGGACCGAACGCGTCCATCCTCGTTTACACCGACGACAAGGGGAATCTGACCAAGGCGCTCTTCGAGAACCAAGGCGGTGGAACGCAGTTCGACGTGAAGACTCCGCCGAAGAAGGAAGATGACAAGGGGAAGGACAAGCCGAAGGATAAGCCCAAGCAGGACAAGCCGAAGCAACCGACCCGCTGACTGATGTCTTCCTCCACCTCCTCCAATGGCCAGGCGCTTCTCACCGCTTCCGGCCTCCGCAAGTGTTACGGCGGCCGTGCCGTGGTCGATGGCGTCAGCATCGCTGTGTGTCCCGGTGAGATCGTTGGCCTGTTAGGCCCGAACGGTGCTGGCAAGACGACGTCCTTCTACATGATCGCGGGCCTGATCCCGCCGGACGCGGGCTCGGTACAATTCAATGGCACGGACATTTCCCGGATGCCGATGCATCGGCGTGCGCGTCTCGGCCTCGGCTACCTGCCGCAGGAAGAGTCGGTGTTCCGCAAGCTGACCGCTTTCGAGAACTTGCTGGCGGTGC
This window encodes:
- a CDS encoding DUF1844 domain-containing protein gives rise to the protein MAAADPRFNEFVILQAQNAGLFLGQIPHPATGEKTINLRAAKSVLDSLEMLAAKTAGNLTEIEEKLLTTALANLRPLYEKSAG
- a CDS encoding Wadjet anti-phage system protein JetA family protein — its product is MDLDPLSRRLLGSVSRDFFRPLSRPSAAIYIDCADRIADTAGDAGRIPHADAIALVRETLASHPEILLAEDEGASLRDARQRAGQLFNRLCDAGWLEDQQLGLHERWALVSPGLRPLLRLLRELAEEEIAELTTFADTVRGVCETLERPEVLHPAFRTTDELRATVTDLNARLENAVIQLHGVEKLISIFDQRQRASESPAETLRLLYQEFGTGQHMVCYDALRRNGLLPRLQVARTKVGDIRDQPLVKERLAEGLATHYGWQPDEAYARGEKMLRDLERRLASIRLVADAIDARMAGFNRLSQQRYNYQTELRGRRPEIVKAYCDAINAAHAGTKISGFKDTPPDFIPLVTEMKCFYGVESLARTRRVRAAADLSFGTDGEPREDEDDTLEALKERQRLALTPQRAARLVARLLDEVAASVGTQTIESASIDDVLDLLATAAYDHATMADGRVVRWSADGPRRHDGLSPDGVPMDEQADWTIERFTLTRQA
- the kdsA gene encoding 3-deoxy-8-phosphooctulonate synthase; the protein is MSFEPFQIGSVPVGGPAPFFILGPCALESEAFAWEMARSIDEIAKRTGINYLFKASYDKANRTSVTSFRGPGVEEGCRILGEISKELGVPVTTDIHSPQDAEIAAEYIDLLQIPAFLCRQTDLLEAAAKTGRAVNVKKGQFLAPWDTVNIADKLRSFDCRNFLITERGTTFGYNNLVADMRSLYWMRKEGLPVIFDATHSVQRPGGLGGTTGGDGELAPVLARAAIATGIDGIFMETHSDPANALSDGPNQIPLEFLEDLLVRLVAIHHAAHGA
- a CDS encoding DUF4194 domain-containing protein codes for the protein MSDTDPYWPRFWPDVPDTDRAQVREIIAELLSRGTLLGNEGSGRDLFLLARDHYQEHLKDYLAPLGLELIVDDDFYLLQARPRPEACLLLAQFTKDETLLLLVLWRAWDDHRTSRAEQSVIITVDDLWQRFKSTFENIEPPEKTHVENMLARMKRHRLVRTQRPDPNAPAGETLIEILPSLARTIPFDSIESWSARAALYQPQSAAEASA
- a CDS encoding DUF6572 domain-containing protein, yielding MPLDEPETIDAIHIDPATGACVLTIRDEWDWSDRRTHLEALLNKVCFYLDSIEAGKVVVRMPLSIGREHVIEIEALHPLPEFDGDFMGELEASCAFCEVKVRYRPGGRPAEVGGSPTVA